One window from the genome of Thermostichus vulcanus str. 'Rupite' encodes:
- the dnaJ gene encoding molecular chaperone DnaJ: protein MARDYYEILGVSRDSSKEDIKRAYRRLARKYHPDVNKEPGAEDRFKEINRAYEVLSDNEMKARYDRFGEAGLGGAAAAAGGFQDFPGMGGFADIFESFFTNFAGAGTGYTRSRNGPVRGDDLRFDLKLEFLEAIFGGEKQIRISHLETCTVCGGSGAKPGTDVKTCPTCGGSGQVRRATRTPFGSFTQVSVCPTCSGSGQVVEEVCYHCNGEGLAQTTKKLRINIPAGVDSGTRLRVSGEGDAGRRGGPPGDLYVYLFVEADPDFQRDGLTILSEVRVSYLQAILGAKVSVPTVDSKAGLEEEVELTIPAGSQPGTVLTLEGKGVPRIGNSVARGDHQLTLVVEIPTRISAEERELLMRLAELHGERINKRDGFLGGLLRGLAQMPGNREREEE from the coding sequence ATGGCTCGTGACTACTACGAAATTTTGGGGGTTAGCCGTGATAGCTCCAAAGAAGATATCAAGCGAGCTTATCGACGGTTGGCTCGTAAGTATCACCCCGATGTCAACAAGGAGCCCGGTGCTGAGGATCGCTTCAAGGAGATCAACCGCGCCTATGAAGTGCTCTCCGACAACGAAATGAAAGCCCGTTATGACCGCTTCGGGGAGGCGGGCTTGGGAGGAGCTGCGGCTGCAGCGGGTGGCTTCCAGGATTTTCCCGGCATGGGGGGCTTTGCCGATATCTTCGAGAGCTTTTTCACCAACTTCGCTGGGGCGGGCACGGGTTATACCCGTAGTCGCAATGGCCCGGTGCGAGGAGATGATCTGCGCTTTGACCTGAAATTGGAGTTTCTGGAGGCGATCTTCGGGGGAGAAAAGCAAATTCGCATCAGCCACCTGGAAACTTGTACTGTGTGTGGGGGCAGTGGGGCAAAACCGGGTACCGATGTGAAAACCTGTCCAACCTGTGGGGGAAGTGGGCAAGTGCGGCGGGCAACTCGCACTCCGTTTGGGAGCTTTACCCAAGTGTCCGTTTGCCCCACCTGTTCCGGTTCTGGCCAAGTTGTGGAGGAGGTTTGCTACCACTGCAACGGCGAAGGCTTAGCCCAAACCACCAAGAAATTGCGCATTAATATCCCGGCGGGGGTGGATAGTGGTACCCGCTTGCGGGTGTCTGGAGAAGGGGATGCCGGTCGTCGCGGTGGCCCACCTGGGGATCTGTACGTCTACCTGTTTGTGGAGGCAGATCCCGACTTCCAGCGGGATGGTCTAACCATTTTGTCGGAAGTGCGTGTGAGCTATTTGCAAGCCATTTTGGGGGCAAAAGTCTCGGTGCCCACCGTGGACTCAAAGGCAGGTCTGGAGGAGGAAGTGGAGCTGACGATTCCCGCCGGATCCCAACCTGGTACCGTGCTGACCCTGGAGGGTAAGGGAGTGCCTCGTATTGGCAACTCGGTAGCCCGTGGGGATCACCAGCTCACCCTTGTGGTGGAGATCCCGACTCGCATTAGCGCCGAAGAGCGAGAACTGCTGATGCGCTTAGCGGAATTACACGGAGAACGGATCAACAAACGGGATGGTTTCTTGGGGGGTTTGCTGCGAGGACTTGCCCAAATGCCCGGTAACCGGGAGCGTGAAGAGGAATGA
- a CDS encoding S-layer homology domain-containing protein: MREFSLWHGWKTAALVVSCGSLALVGDPVWGQLSDISTYWGAQYIAGLNERQVIGGFPDGTFRPNESVTRAQFAVIVTKAFGLDTNVPSRPFADPIPSWAAPSIGAAAAAGFVSGFPDGTFRPNDVLTRAQAITVLTKAATNDNFIQDANQIDQILSGFADAGLVPNFARAPIATAVQESLLVLYPSPVQLNAQAVATRGEVAALTYQALAKVGRVPPLDPPVGAAVPGPGISTEIIAEVTPTPEPLATPDIPVEPLVETLPTAPEVRTFFTREELGSVNPGDTFTVFLLGSPGAQGTFSIPGIAYNIPLQETRPGQYEGSYTFRSQDQASEVPIFARLERGGLVTLVQLPDKTISIGRVTDTTFPTISELAPANGATVDNLRPQISARFQDDQGIDLNSFTLLVNNVDVTAQAQLTATSFTYTPAEPLPTDQPTLIAVQIADTSGNTAIQQWSFRVQTPTPTPTPTATPTPTATPTPTPEPTATPTATPTPEPTPTPTPAATPTPTPEPTATPTATPTPEPTPTPTPAATATPTPAATATPTAEPVAEPLPSPEGRSPEETEKTEPEAEAADPSPEAPTAEEASPEPEETNEPSPSPSP, from the coding sequence ATGCGTGAGTTTTCCCTTTGGCACGGTTGGAAGACTGCGGCTCTGGTGGTGAGCTGTGGCAGCTTAGCTCTGGTGGGGGATCCCGTTTGGGGACAACTGTCCGATATCAGTACCTACTGGGGTGCCCAGTACATCGCTGGTCTGAATGAGCGGCAAGTGATTGGGGGCTTCCCCGATGGCACCTTCCGTCCTAACGAATCTGTTACCCGTGCCCAATTTGCCGTCATCGTCACCAAAGCCTTTGGCCTGGATACCAACGTCCCTTCCCGCCCGTTTGCCGATCCGATCCCCAGCTGGGCAGCTCCTTCTATTGGCGCGGCAGCAGCGGCAGGGTTTGTTTCTGGCTTCCCGGATGGCACCTTTCGACCCAATGATGTGTTGACCCGCGCACAGGCGATCACCGTTCTCACCAAAGCGGCCACCAACGACAACTTCATCCAAGATGCCAACCAAATCGACCAGATTCTATCTGGGTTTGCCGATGCAGGGCTGGTTCCCAATTTCGCCCGTGCTCCGATCGCGACCGCTGTTCAGGAAAGCCTATTGGTACTCTATCCCAGCCCCGTGCAACTAAACGCCCAAGCGGTCGCTACCCGTGGAGAAGTGGCTGCCCTCACCTACCAAGCACTGGCCAAAGTGGGGCGGGTTCCTCCTCTCGATCCGCCAGTAGGAGCTGCCGTTCCCGGCCCTGGCATCAGCACCGAGATCATCGCAGAAGTCACTCCTACCCCCGAACCCCTGGCTACACCGGATATCCCCGTAGAACCTTTGGTGGAAACCCTGCCCACTGCTCCGGAGGTAAGGACATTCTTCACCCGTGAGGAGCTGGGATCCGTGAATCCGGGGGATACCTTTACCGTGTTTTTGTTGGGATCCCCGGGAGCCCAGGGGACTTTCTCCATTCCAGGCATTGCCTACAACATTCCCCTCCAAGAAACCCGTCCGGGCCAATACGAGGGATCCTATACCTTTCGCAGCCAAGACCAAGCCTCAGAAGTACCCATCTTTGCTCGTCTAGAACGGGGAGGCTTGGTAACCTTGGTACAGCTGCCTGACAAGACCATCTCCATTGGCCGGGTAACCGATACCACCTTCCCCACCATCAGCGAACTGGCCCCTGCCAATGGGGCTACGGTGGATAACCTGCGCCCGCAGATCTCGGCCCGTTTCCAGGACGACCAAGGCATTGATCTCAACAGCTTTACCCTGCTTGTCAATAATGTGGATGTGACAGCCCAAGCGCAGCTCACCGCCACCAGCTTTACCTATACCCCAGCGGAGCCCCTGCCCACCGATCAGCCCACCCTAATTGCTGTCCAGATCGCCGATACCAGTGGCAACACCGCCATTCAACAGTGGTCTTTCCGGGTGCAAACACCCACCCCAACACCTACCCCGACAGCAACGCCCACACCCACCGCCACTCCAACTCCGACTCCCGAACCCACCGCTACCCCTACGGCTACCCCAACCCCAGAGCCAACACCTACCCCGACTCCGGCAGCTACCCCAACTCCGACTCCCGAACCCACCGCTACCCCTACGGCTACTCCAACCCCAGAGCCAACACCCACCCCGACTCCGGCAGCTACCGCCACTCCAACTCCGGCAGCAACGGCTACCCCAACCGCAGAACCTGTGGCAGAGCCTTTGCCCTCTCCGGAAGGCCGTTCTCCAGAAGAGACAGAAAAAACCGAACCGGAAGCCGAAGCCGCGGATCCCTCGCCAGAAGCCCCAACAGCTGAAGAAGCCTCGCCTGAGCCTGAGGAAACTAACGAACCCTCTCCCTCCCCCAGCCCTTAG
- the dnaK gene encoding molecular chaperone DnaK, with protein MGKVIGIDLGTTNSCVAVLEGGQPVVITNAEGGRTTPSIVGFAKNNARLVGQLAKRQAVTNAENTVFSVKRFIGRTFAETEAERLRVPYKVIPGRDNMVEVAIQDRAYTPQEISAMILQKLKADAEAYLGEPVTQAVITVPAYFTDAQRQATKDAGTIAGLEVLRIINEPTAAALAYGLDKQDQDLCILVFDLGGGTFDVSVLQLGSGVFEVRATAGNNHLGGDDFDQKIVDWLTREFMNMEGIDLSQDRMALQRMREAAEKAKIELSSTQATSINLPFITADDSGPKHLEVELTRGKFEELVRDLVEATVEPTEQALKDAGISAESIDKVLLVGGSTRIPAIQEKIKQIFKGKTPDRSVNPDEAVALGAAIQAGVMGGEVKDLLLLDVIPLSIGVETLGGVFTRIIDRNTTVPTSKTQIFSTATDAQSVVEIHVLQGERAMARDNKTLGRFQLTGIPPAPRGVPQIEVSFDIDANGILKVSAREKGTGIEQSVKITNNGGLSSTEIERMRREADAYAEEDRRRQQVVEARNQSDALLYNYDKTLEEHGNRLSEARLERGAYMAGTLRALLADDNVDLATLRNAMEDLRVVLLEMGSEIYGTR; from the coding sequence ATGGGCAAAGTCATCGGGATCGACCTAGGCACCACCAACAGCTGTGTGGCGGTCTTGGAGGGCGGACAACCTGTCGTGATTACCAATGCCGAAGGAGGTCGCACAACCCCCAGTATCGTCGGATTTGCCAAAAATAATGCGCGACTGGTGGGGCAATTGGCCAAGCGGCAGGCCGTCACCAATGCCGAAAACACCGTGTTCAGCGTCAAACGCTTTATTGGGCGCACCTTTGCTGAAACCGAAGCAGAGCGTCTGCGGGTTCCCTATAAGGTGATCCCCGGTCGCGACAACATGGTGGAAGTGGCCATCCAAGATCGGGCCTACACGCCGCAGGAGATCTCCGCCATGATTCTGCAAAAGCTGAAGGCGGATGCCGAAGCCTATCTGGGAGAACCCGTCACCCAAGCGGTGATCACCGTTCCTGCCTACTTTACCGATGCTCAGCGACAGGCCACCAAAGATGCCGGTACCATTGCCGGGTTGGAGGTGCTGCGCATCATCAATGAGCCGACGGCTGCTGCTTTAGCTTATGGGTTAGACAAGCAGGATCAGGATCTGTGTATTTTGGTTTTTGACCTCGGGGGGGGCACCTTCGATGTCTCTGTCTTGCAACTGGGCAGTGGCGTATTCGAGGTACGGGCAACTGCCGGCAACAACCACCTGGGGGGCGATGATTTCGACCAAAAAATTGTCGATTGGCTCACCCGCGAATTCATGAACATGGAGGGGATCGACCTCTCGCAAGATCGCATGGCCCTACAACGGATGCGGGAAGCTGCCGAGAAAGCCAAGATTGAACTCTCCAGCACCCAAGCCACCTCCATCAACTTGCCTTTTATCACCGCCGACGACTCTGGCCCCAAGCACTTGGAAGTGGAGTTGACCCGAGGCAAATTTGAGGAATTGGTGCGGGATCTGGTGGAAGCAACCGTAGAGCCAACCGAGCAAGCCCTCAAAGATGCTGGAATTTCTGCAGAAAGCATCGATAAAGTTTTGTTGGTGGGGGGATCCACCCGCATTCCTGCCATTCAAGAAAAGATCAAGCAGATTTTCAAAGGCAAAACCCCCGATCGCTCGGTTAACCCCGATGAGGCAGTCGCCCTCGGAGCCGCTATCCAGGCAGGGGTGATGGGTGGAGAAGTCAAAGATCTGCTCTTGCTAGACGTGATTCCCCTCTCCATTGGGGTGGAAACCTTGGGAGGGGTTTTTACCCGTATCATCGACCGCAACACCACTGTACCCACCAGCAAGACCCAAATTTTCTCCACAGCTACGGATGCCCAAAGTGTGGTGGAGATCCATGTTTTGCAAGGGGAGCGAGCCATGGCCCGAGACAACAAAACCCTGGGGCGCTTTCAACTGACCGGGATCCCGCCTGCTCCTCGCGGGGTACCCCAGATCGAGGTGTCTTTTGATATCGATGCAAACGGGATTTTGAAAGTGTCTGCCCGCGAAAAAGGTACTGGCATTGAGCAGAGTGTCAAGATCACCAACAATGGTGGCTTGAGCAGCACCGAGATCGAGCGGATGCGCCGGGAAGCTGACGCTTATGCCGAAGAGGACCGACGCCGACAACAGGTGGTAGAAGCCCGCAACCAATCCGATGCCCTACTCTACAACTACGACAAAACCTTGGAAGAACATGGTAACCGACTCAGTGAAGCCCGGCTGGAGCGGGGAGCCTACATGGCGGGCACATTGAGGGCATTGCTGGCAGATGATAACGTAGATTTAGCAACTTTACGGAATGCAATGGAAGATCTGCGGGTCGTCCTCCTGGAGATGGGTAGCGAGATCTATGGCACTCGCTGA
- the grpE gene encoding nucleotide exchange factor GrpE: protein MSIAHTLPIQPMTSEEKQPMAPEDAYPELQEEEIDVEAELEKLILEDSEAEASAAAGEATAEPSLAQSEALKQLQHELEVMRQQLKEKEESYLRLYADFENYRRRTQREKEEFSQKERQKFVLEILPVVDSFERAQQQVKLETDRERELHNSYQSVYRLLVESLKKMGVSRMKAVGQPFDPNLHEAIARQPSSDYPEDVVVTEYQAGYKLGDLVIRHAMVAVSEGIPEREAVANGGSPTPEAPEVTSDPQPETDPQPETETSPSPES, encoded by the coding sequence ATGTCTATTGCTCACACTCTGCCTATTCAACCCATGACCTCTGAAGAAAAGCAACCGATGGCCCCAGAAGATGCCTATCCTGAACTACAGGAGGAGGAGATCGATGTGGAAGCGGAGCTAGAAAAGCTGATTTTAGAAGATAGTGAGGCCGAAGCCAGTGCCGCAGCAGGGGAAGCCACTGCTGAGCCTTCACTGGCTCAAAGTGAAGCTCTGAAGCAGCTCCAGCACGAATTGGAAGTGATGCGGCAGCAACTCAAGGAGAAAGAAGAATCCTATCTGCGCCTCTATGCCGACTTTGAAAACTACCGACGCCGTACTCAACGGGAAAAAGAGGAATTTAGCCAAAAGGAACGGCAGAAGTTTGTGCTGGAGATCTTGCCGGTTGTGGATAGCTTTGAGCGAGCCCAGCAGCAGGTGAAGCTAGAAACCGACCGAGAGCGAGAACTGCACAACAGTTACCAAAGTGTCTATCGGCTGCTAGTGGAATCCTTGAAAAAGATGGGGGTATCCCGCATGAAGGCCGTGGGTCAACCCTTCGACCCCAATCTGCACGAGGCCATTGCCCGTCAACCCAGCAGCGATTATCCCGAAGACGTGGTGGTCACGGAGTATCAAGCCGGCTACAAGCTAGGAGATCTCGTGATTCGGCACGCTATGGTGGCGGTTTCGGAAGGGATCCCGGAGAGAGAGGCGGTTGCCAACGGTGGGAGCCCGACTCCAGAGGCTCCAGAGGTAACCTCTGATCCCCAACCTGAAACTGATCCCCAACCTGAAACCGAAACCAGTCCTTCCCCAGAAAGCTAA
- a CDS encoding sulfurtransferase TusA family protein — translation MTSEIGFSTGSSPVIKSVLDQRGIPCPLNYVRAKLRLERMAPGDLLELWLDAGEPLEQVPNSLAMAGHQIEKQQAAPEGHYILWVRRGTPESV, via the coding sequence ATGACGTCAGAGATCGGTTTTTCCACTGGCTCTTCCCCAGTAATCAAGTCTGTTCTCGATCAACGCGGGATCCCTTGTCCCCTAAACTATGTGCGGGCCAAGTTGCGGCTGGAACGGATGGCTCCAGGAGATCTGCTGGAACTCTGGCTGGATGCTGGGGAACCTCTAGAGCAGGTGCCCAATAGCTTAGCCATGGCTGGACATCAGATTGAGAAGCAACAGGCAGCGCCAGAAGGGCATTACATTCTCTGGGTCCGTCGAGGCACCCCTGAGTCTGTATGA
- a CDS encoding DUF445 domain-containing protein — protein sequence MALWIYVVPPLAGLVIGYFTNDIAIKMLFRPYRPYRLLGRRIPFTPGLIPQNQPRLAKQIANTIMGSLLTPEELHNLARKLLQTERMQAGIRWLLGVALDRLQNPEQQQQTAQVLARILADLFNESLPRLIKVLARQEEFLEGPINQLFDQVLLDLRLSREQAKQLSEWILDQALPPKVLRQNLVDFLTDRNIESLDEEFRERATGSYWVVANLFGLKNALLRLRTYCLEDPEGAEAILEDLLKDISANRRLAEILQNLSLQNLPVGAVRQLRRTLRDGIQDYLRAQGPDLLQGLGHSIDWEKVASLVLGRLRNSKVLMTSIDQISADLALVLERYLERDLESLMTQVIPVLNLDQVITDKVNATSPADLEQAIQQIVRQELQAIVNLGGILGFVVGCVQVLFLLL from the coding sequence ATGGCCCTCTGGATCTATGTTGTGCCCCCTCTAGCTGGGCTGGTGATTGGCTACTTCACTAATGACATTGCCATCAAAATGCTGTTTCGGCCCTACCGCCCCTATCGGCTGTTGGGTCGTCGCATTCCCTTCACCCCCGGCTTGATCCCACAGAATCAGCCTCGCCTGGCCAAGCAGATCGCCAACACGATCATGGGATCCCTGCTCACGCCGGAGGAGCTGCATAATCTGGCGCGTAAGCTGTTGCAGACAGAGCGGATGCAAGCCGGGATCCGCTGGCTACTGGGGGTGGCACTGGATCGACTGCAAAACCCGGAACAACAACAGCAAACGGCTCAGGTTTTGGCTCGCATTCTAGCGGATCTGTTCAATGAGTCGTTACCGCGCCTGATCAAGGTGCTGGCTCGCCAGGAGGAGTTTCTGGAGGGGCCGATCAACCAATTGTTCGACCAGGTGCTGCTGGATTTGCGCCTGAGCCGTGAGCAAGCCAAACAGCTCTCGGAGTGGATCCTCGATCAGGCGTTGCCCCCGAAAGTGTTGCGGCAAAACTTGGTGGACTTTCTAACAGACCGCAACATTGAGTCACTGGATGAAGAGTTTCGGGAACGAGCAACGGGATCCTACTGGGTGGTGGCCAACTTGTTCGGCCTAAAGAATGCCCTGCTGCGATTGCGAACCTACTGCCTGGAAGACCCCGAAGGAGCCGAAGCCATTTTGGAGGACTTACTCAAAGACATCAGCGCCAATCGCCGTCTAGCAGAGATCCTACAGAATCTCTCCCTACAAAACTTGCCCGTGGGTGCAGTGCGCCAGTTGCGCCGTACTCTGCGGGACGGGATCCAAGACTACCTGCGGGCCCAGGGGCCGGATTTGCTCCAAGGACTGGGTCATAGTATCGATTGGGAAAAGGTAGCCAGTTTGGTGTTGGGGCGTCTGCGCAACTCGAAAGTGTTGATGACCTCCATCGATCAGATCAGTGCTGACCTGGCTCTGGTGTTGGAGCGCTACCTGGAACGGGATCTGGAATCGTTAATGACGCAGGTGATCCCGGTGTTGAATTTGGATCAGGTGATCACCGACAAGGTCAATGCTACCTCTCCTGCCGACTTGGAACAGGCCATTCAGCAGATCGTGCGGCAAGAGCTACAGGCGATTGTCAACTTGGGAGGCATCTTGGGCTTTGTGGTGGGCTGTGTGCAGGTGCTGTTTTTGCTCCTCTAG
- a CDS encoding bifunctional metallophosphatase/5'-nucleotidase produces MRLTILHTSDLHANLHPWNYFTGAPAEHGLAKLATLIKRTRASTQDPVLLIDSGDTIQGSPLGTYYAQVERVSPHPMACAFNALAYDAFTPGNHDFNFGPQVLQDFVTDLNCPVICANILRQNGDPLFQPYRIQTVQGIRVGLLGLTTPRIDTWERPDHIVGLRFAPILETAHHYLPLLRPQVDVLVVILHSGPNRLPPQRSPEHWRTPDRSDWRSNKSLNGENELLSLAQLEDIDVILSGHTHQTIAGLEQAKPLVVQPGFWGSHLSRVSLELEEQGQGWRVHGGQVDILSAEGIPPDPELLALTDPYHQATLHYVHQPVGHARAPYPGGLAARLGANPLAELLHQAQLQAVREAGFPAELSLVNICSSAGLAAGPIRLQDAYGITVYDNTLCVLEVSGEILRRALEQTAGYFRQLDPDHLPAEPTAVVAPDARGYTFDLYHGIDYCFDLTRPVGKRLVNLQFRGQPVEPTQTFRLAINHYRAGGGGGYVMFQEAETLWISADSIRDFLVYYINTHSPIQPLYSHNWSLIPDLAEIYFPNYFSRPQESLLVG; encoded by the coding sequence ATGAGATTAACGATTCTCCATACTTCTGACCTGCACGCTAACCTCCATCCCTGGAACTATTTCACTGGGGCACCTGCTGAGCATGGTCTGGCCAAGCTTGCCACCCTGATCAAGCGAACCCGGGCTTCAACCCAGGATCCAGTGCTGTTGATCGACAGTGGCGACACGATTCAGGGATCCCCGTTAGGCACCTATTACGCTCAGGTGGAACGGGTCTCCCCCCACCCGATGGCTTGTGCTTTCAATGCCCTCGCCTACGATGCCTTCACCCCTGGGAACCACGATTTCAACTTTGGTCCACAGGTTCTGCAGGACTTCGTCACCGATTTGAACTGCCCAGTGATCTGTGCCAACATCCTTCGTCAAAACGGGGATCCCCTGTTTCAGCCCTATCGAATTCAAACCGTGCAGGGAATCCGTGTCGGACTCTTGGGCCTGACCACCCCCCGCATTGACACCTGGGAGCGTCCCGATCACATTGTTGGCTTGCGATTTGCCCCGATCCTGGAAACCGCCCATCACTATCTGCCTCTGCTGCGACCCCAAGTGGATGTGCTGGTGGTCATCCTGCACAGCGGCCCCAACCGCCTGCCCCCGCAACGCAGCCCCGAGCACTGGCGTACCCCGGATCGCTCTGATTGGCGCAGCAACAAAAGCCTGAATGGAGAAAACGAGCTCCTCAGTCTCGCTCAACTAGAAGACATCGATGTCATCCTCTCCGGCCATACCCACCAAACCATTGCTGGACTGGAGCAGGCCAAACCTCTGGTGGTGCAACCTGGCTTTTGGGGATCCCATCTATCGCGGGTCAGCCTGGAATTGGAAGAGCAAGGGCAAGGTTGGCGAGTCCACGGCGGACAGGTGGATATCCTTTCGGCAGAAGGGATCCCGCCAGATCCAGAATTGTTAGCCCTGACGGATCCCTATCACCAGGCTACCTTGCACTATGTCCATCAACCGGTTGGACATGCCCGTGCCCCCTATCCGGGGGGGTTAGCGGCGCGGCTAGGGGCCAATCCTCTGGCGGAACTGCTCCATCAGGCGCAGTTACAAGCGGTGCGGGAGGCTGGCTTCCCGGCAGAACTCTCCTTGGTTAACATTTGCAGTAGTGCTGGCTTGGCAGCGGGCCCCATTCGCTTGCAGGATGCCTATGGCATCACCGTCTACGACAATACCCTGTGTGTCTTAGAAGTCAGCGGGGAGATTCTGCGGCGGGCTTTGGAGCAGACAGCAGGCTACTTTCGACAGTTGGATCCGGATCATCTGCCTGCAGAGCCTACCGCTGTGGTTGCCCCCGATGCCCGCGGCTATACCTTTGATCTTTACCACGGCATCGACTACTGCTTTGATCTCACCCGTCCAGTCGGCAAGCGATTGGTCAACCTCCAGTTCCGCGGACAGCCCGTTGAGCCAACCCAAACTTTCCGTCTGGCGATTAACCACTATCGGGCAGGCGGTGGCGGTGGCTATGTGATGTTCCAGGAAGCAGAAACCCTCTGGATTTCCGCCGATAGCATTCGTGATTTTCTCGTCTACTACATCAACACCCATTCCCCCATTCAGCCCCTCTACAGCCACAACTGGAGCTTGATTCCCGATCTGGCCGAGATCTACTTCCCCAATTACTTCAGCCGACCCCAGGAAAGTCTGCTGGTAGGCTAG
- the rsgA gene encoding ribosome small subunit-dependent GTPase A, translated as MNLQTPVSSKGDVPGTYIGWVRAVQANFYRVRLDPALVAADSHLDLPAPDEKSTPAEILCTRRAKLKKTRQQVMVGDWVEVSLSPGVGDLWPEQGVIEGILPRRTQLHRPAIANLTQTLVVMALAEPAPDPHLLNRLLVQAEASQLRVQVILNKADCVDPAVAVSWMNRVQSWGYAPLLVSVRTGLGIPALLERCRQQISVVTGPSGVGKSSLLNRILPDAQLATQAVSGRLRQGRHTTRHVELFPLPEGGWIADSPGFNALEGIPLVHPVQLIQCFPEVRDRLGHCQFRDCLHDQEPGCRVRYPEWERHSLYLELLQEVQELQQGEGGSIPARQEPRDGSEKKIPPRHRHLSRRYIRQTFHSQKLDSLGSEK; from the coding sequence ATGAACCTGCAAACACCTGTTTCGTCAAAGGGTGATGTTCCCGGCACCTACATCGGTTGGGTGCGAGCGGTACAAGCCAATTTTTATCGAGTACGGCTTGATCCTGCTTTAGTGGCTGCAGACTCCCATTTAGACCTTCCCGCCCCTGATGAAAAATCAACTCCAGCCGAGATTCTCTGTACCCGTCGGGCCAAGTTAAAAAAAACCAGGCAACAGGTGATGGTGGGAGACTGGGTGGAGGTAAGCCTTTCCCCTGGGGTTGGGGATCTCTGGCCAGAACAGGGGGTCATCGAAGGGATCCTACCGCGACGGACTCAGCTGCATCGACCGGCTATTGCCAATTTGACCCAAACCTTGGTGGTAATGGCTCTAGCAGAGCCTGCCCCAGATCCCCATTTGCTCAATCGTTTGCTGGTGCAGGCAGAAGCTAGCCAGTTACGAGTGCAGGTGATTCTGAACAAAGCCGATTGTGTGGATCCGGCTGTGGCTGTGTCTTGGATGAATCGGGTGCAGAGTTGGGGATACGCTCCCTTGCTAGTCAGTGTTCGCACAGGCTTGGGGATCCCGGCACTACTGGAGCGGTGTCGGCAGCAAATTTCAGTGGTGACAGGCCCTTCGGGAGTGGGAAAATCCAGTTTGCTCAATCGGATATTGCCAGATGCTCAGTTGGCTACCCAGGCCGTTTCTGGGCGGTTGCGTCAGGGTCGGCACACCACCCGTCATGTGGAGCTGTTTCCGCTGCCAGAGGGCGGTTGGATCGCCGATTCTCCAGGCTTTAATGCCCTAGAAGGGATCCCGCTAGTTCATCCTGTGCAACTGATTCAGTGTTTCCCGGAGGTACGGGATCGCTTAGGTCACTGCCAGTTTCGAGATTGTTTGCACGATCAAGAACCGGGCTGCAGGGTTCGGTATCCGGAATGGGAACGGCATTCACTTTATCTGGAACTGTTACAAGAAGTTCAGGAACTACAACAGGGGGAAGGAGGATCTATACCGGCCCGTCAAGAGCCTAGAGATGGCAGCGAAAAAAAAATTCCTCCTCGCCATCGCCACCTCTCCCGCCGGTACATTCGCCAAACCTTCCACAGTCAAAAACTAGACTCTCTGGGGTCAGAAAAATGA